From Salarias fasciatus chromosome 12, fSalaFa1.1, whole genome shotgun sequence, the proteins below share one genomic window:
- the fzd10 gene encoding frizzled-10: MCPAVKLSLFYLLLVLWSCRGSAISSIDPDWSGEGRCQHISIPLCKDIGYNMTRMPNLMGHDDQKEAAIKLQEFATLIQFGCHSHLKFFLCSLYAPMCTEQVSNPIPACRVMCEQVKVKCSPILEQFNFPWPDSLDCSRLPTKNDPNNLCMEAPNNGSDEPPKVSHTQPPDFRPQRPLGGQDLHLKDSGSRQTCSNPGKFHFVEKSESCAPKCYPKVDVYWSQGDKQFSLVWMAIWSILCFVSSAFTVLTFLIDPQRFKYPERPIIFLSMSYCVYSVGYLIRLFVGADKIACDRDNGVQYIIQEGLESTGCTIVFLILYYFGMASSLWWVILTLTWFLAAGKKWGHEAIEANSSYFHLAAWAIPAVKTIMILVMRKVAGDELTGVCYVGSMDVKALTGFVLIPLSCYLIIGTSFLLSGFVALFHIRKIMKTEGENTDKLEKLMVRIGVFSVLYTVPATCVIACYFYERLNMDYWRILAGEQKCVDGSGPGSDECVMKASIPAVEIFMVKIFMLLVVGITSGMWIWTSKTLQSWQNVFSRKLKKRTRRKAASVFTSSRPYIKPHPSLKGHSTKYEPTRPPPTCV, from the coding sequence ATGTGTCCAGCAGTGAAACTGAGCCTCTTCTACTTGCTGCTGGtgctgtggagctgcaggggcTCAGCCATAAGCTCGATAGACCCTGACTGGTCAGGAGAGGGGAGATGTCAGCACATCAGCATCCCCCTGTGTAAAGACATTGGCTACAACATGACCCGCATGCCCAATCTAATGGGCCACGACGACCAAAAAGAGGCAGCGATCAAGCTGCAGGAGTTCGCCACGCTGATACAGTTTGGATGCCACAGTCACCTCAAAtttttcctctgctccctgtaTGCGCCCATGTGCACGGAGCAGGTGTCGAACCCCATCCCGGCGTGCAGGGTCATGTGCGAGCAGGTCAAGGTGAAATGCTCCCCTATCCTGGAGCAGTTCAACTTCCCCTGGCCGGATTCTCTGGACTGCTCCCGCCTGCCCACCAAAAACGACCCCAACAACCTCTGCATGGAGGCGCCCAATAACGGCTCCGACGAGCCGCCCAAAGTCTCCCACACTCAGCCTCCGGACTTCAGACCCCAGCGGCCTCTGGGCGGGCAGGACCTGCACCTCAAGGACAGCGGCAGCAGGCAGACGTGCAGCAACCCCGGCAAGTTCCACTTTGTGGAGAAGAGTGAGTCCTGTGCCCCCAAATGCTACCCCAAAGTGGATGTATACTGGAGTCAGGGGGACAAGCAGTTCTCTCTGGTGTGGATGGCCATCTGGTCCATCCTCTGCTTTGTCTCCAGCGCCTTCACCGTGCTCACTTTTCTCATCGACCCGCAGCGATTCAAATACCCAGAGAGACCCATCATCTTCCTCTCCATGTCCTACTGTGTTTACTCTGTGGGCTACCTCATTCGGCTTTTTGTGGGAGCTGACAAAATAGCCTGTGACAGAGACAATGGGGTCCAGTATATCAtccaggagggtctggagagCACCGGCTGCACTATTGTGTTCCTCATCCTGTATTATTTTGGCATGGCCAGCTCCCTCTGGTGGGTTATCCTGACCCTCACATGGTTCCTGGCTGCTGGGAAGAAGTGGGGTCACGAAGCCATTGAGGCTAACAGCAGCTACTTCCACCTGGCAGCGTGGGCCATCCCGGCCGTGAAAACCATCATGATCCTGGTGATGAGGAAGGTGGCGGGCGACGAGCTGACGGGGGTCTGCTACGTGGGCAGCATGGACGTCAAGGCTCTCACGGGCTTCGTGCTCATCCCCCTCTCCTGCTATCTGATTATTGGCACCTCTTTCCTGCTGTCTGGCTTTGTAGCGCTGTTCCACATCCGCAAGATTATGAAGACGGAGGGGGAGAACACAGACAAGCTGGAGAAGCTGATGGTCCGCATCGGGGTGTTCTCCGTCCTCTACACCGTCCCGGCTACCTGCGTCATCGCCTGCTATTTCTACGAGCGGCTCAACATGGACTACTGGCGCATCCTGGCAGGGGAGCAGAAGTGCGTGGACGGCAGCGGGCCGGGGTCGGACGAGTGCGTCATGAAAGCGTCCATACCCGCCGTTGAGATCTTCATGGTGAAGATCTTTATGCTGCTGGTGGTGGGCATCACCAGCGGCATGTGGATCTGGACCTCAAAGACGCTGCAGTCGTGGCAGAATGtcttcagcaggaagctgaagaagaggacgaggaggaaggcTGCCAGTGTGTTCACCAGCAGCAGGCCTTACATCAAACCACATCCATCTCTCAAAGGGCACAGCACCAAGTACGAGCCAACACGACCTCCTCCAACATGTGTGTAG